The segment AGTGAAGAGAGAGTAGCTGCACTAGATAATTATTTGAATTTAAAAGGAATTATTATCCAGAATAGTCAAGATTTAACGCCTGTAGATTTTGTAAAACAAATCGCAGGGCATATTAATAACGATAATAGTTTGTCTCTAGAAGAGAAAGAAGCCAATTTGGAAGAAATAACAAGAAGAATTACACAAATGATGCTAAATGAAACAGATGTTTCAAATGACTATATGTTGAGTACCAATGAAAAAATTAGAGGTAGAAATTATGGACACGTTGGATCAGCAGGTGGATTAATAAACTCTTTATTTTCCAATGTGGTAATGCATGATAATAAGAATATGCATGGCACTATATCAACAAATGCTTTAATAAAAGCTGGAACAGCGGATTGTCGTGCTACTAATGCTACTTATGCTTCGCTTCTTAACGTTGGTTATGAAGTTATTGCTTCGGATAAACAAGCAAAAATATTGTATACAAAGATGGCGCATGGAACGAACAAAGATGACTTTGCAAACTGTAGTCCCGAAGATCATAATGTTGTTGTTGTAAAAGATAAAAATGATAAGGTAACTGTTTTAGATGCTTATTTCGAGCATGTAAATGGCACATCACTCCGAGATGCAATAAGAGGGACTGTATCAGAAGGCTCATTGAAAAAAGATGAAAATGAAGTAGGTGGTTCAAGAACGTGGGCTTTCCAAATTCCTGGTGCTCCTCCGTACCCAAGTCAACAACAAATTAAAGCAAACTCGGTTGTGTTAAATACCGCTTCGTCTATCGTACCTCGTCCTCTTGAGCCAGTTGCAACAGATGAAAATATAGATCCGAACAAAATAAATGCTCAACAAACGAAAAGACAGGTGTATCTTCCTGAGTTTAAACAGAGTCATTCAGGCCAGCTCCGAAAAGCTGCGCCTTTGGTTGAAGTGGCACCCGAAAAAACTAATGAAAAAACAATGCGTCTTAAAAAACAATAGAAAATTGAACATTAAAAATTTTCTAATTAGGTGGATTCCAGATAATAAGTGGCAACATGCTATTTTCTTTATCTGTCCACAGTAAAGAGCTTTTCGCTTTCTGGGATAAACTGATTGAGTGATCGACTTTATAGAGCCAAGGCGCTAATTCAGGATCGCGAGACAGCAATGCCCAGGTAGAGGGTAATGTACCTTTTTTAAGCTCTCCAGCTGTTTCTACCCAGAAATGCCAGAGTGATTTGTGTTGCGCGAGCGCTTGAGTGATTGGCTTTAGATCAATAAATTTATTTGAAGTATGAAAGGCAATGATGCCATTGGGCTTTAAATGTTGTCGATATAGTTCTAGTGCTTCCACAGTGATTAAATGAAAAGGAATGGAGTCGCCGTTAAAAGCATCAAGGGCAATCAAATCATATTGTTGTGATCCAAGTTGATTTAATATTTCCTGCATTTCAATTCGGCCATCACCTAAATAAAAATTTGTTTTGACTTTTGCATTTTGAATGAAACTAAAATAAGTTTGGCTAATGGATAGCATTTTAGAGTCTATTTCATAGAAATCTATCTGGTCTTTGCTATTACACAGCGCTGCAATAGTACCCGTGCCTAAGCCTACAACAGCTATCTTTAAAGAAGGGGTGCGTTTTCTTAAAAAATGAATGGAATAACCTATACCAGATTTTTTGCCATAATAGGTGGTCGCGATATTTTTATGGAAAGGAGCTAGAAATTGTTTACCATGTATGATTGGCCCATGTACTAAGCGCCTATGGTTATTATCTGGGTGCGTTACAGAATGGACATCTTCTACCCTGATGATACCATAAGCACTTCTGGTTTTTGTTATGAGATGAATATGATTGTTAAACATAGGTTCCAGATGCACTAATCCAAAAGCGCATAGGCTAAGCACGCTACATGATATAGCAAATAAATCCCATTTATGCTGTGTTGTAGCGTATTGCTTATATAATATATATGTACTGATACCAGCAATTATAATAAAGGGAATATAGAAATCCCATAAATCATTAAAGAGCCAATAGCCGCCCAGTGTGACGAAGAGTCCGCCCAGCACACCACCGAGTGACATGATTAAATAAAATAAGGTTAAGTATTGTGTACTTGGTTTGCGTTGAATTAATTCTCCATGGCACAGCATACATACAGAATAGAGTAAAGCTAGAACAACAGTGACTCCATTTAAGAAGTTATTTACAATTGCATTACTGTGTATAGACCATGCTAATAATAAAATCCATATCCCAATAGAGAGCGCCCAGAAGTTTCGGTTATATTGCTTAGGCTTAGCAAAAGTCACTATAAAAGTTACTAAATAGAGTGAGAGTGGCAATATCCAAATAAGAGGCATGTTAATAATATTTTGTAAGATAAAATTAGTGCTGGCCAACATAAAAGCACTGCTGAGTGTGGTAAGCCCCAGCCATAGTAATATAGTTTTATGATTCGGTGCAGCAGTGATTGTGTCTATTTTTTCAACGTATTTAGATTTTAGTCCAAGTAAGGGTAGGGCAGATAAGGTGCACAAAGCAGCAAAGATAAAGTATAAGATATTCCAACCCGCTATTTGTTGATCTAATCTTAGCCACCATTCCAGAGCAAAAGGAAAGCAAAATAAACCTAAGAGAGAACCTGCATTTGAAATAGAATAAAAATAATAAGGAAAATCAGTTCTTTTTATCTGACAGTACCAACTTTGCAATAAGGGACTTGTCGAAGAAAGTAGGGCAAATGGCAGCAAAATTTTGATCGTGAGTAATTGCATTAATATGAGAGGTGGCCACTGTTGAGAATCGGTCAGTGAACTTGGTAAAGTATTATCGATGAAATAAAAAGACAGTGCCAACATGCAGCAATGTACAATAACTTGAAGTTTGAAGCTTTGTTTAGAAAGCAAATAGGCATAAGTGTAACCGAGTAATAAGCCACCTTGAAAAAACAGCATACACACTACCCAAACAAAGACAGAGCCACCAAAAGAGGGAAGTAGACTTTTGGCCAAGACGGGTTGGATAATAAAAATTAAAAAAGCACTTAAGAAGGTTGTGCAAGCGTAGATTATTTTATTCATACATAGCTTAACAATCAGCTGTTTCTAAAACGTTTTTTTCTTCTTCAATTTCTTCAAGTGCATTGGGAGAATTGGAAAAATCATGCTGCGCAATAAAATTATCAGGATTTTCTACAACTTTAGGGCATGAGCGAAAGGCATCAGGTTGCGTAATCTCGCGAGTTTGAAGGGTTTGAAAGATTCTTAAAAATTCAGTCGTGATTTTGTGTTTTTTAGCAAAGTGAATCATAGGTAGCGCACTATCATGTGATTCTCGGATCACGACGCTTGAGGTTAAATAGGTTGGTATGATGGGTAAGCCTTCATTGATAAGTTCATCGACTAATTTTTTGGGTAAGCTTGCTTGTGGCATAAATTGATTGACAATAACGCCTTCAACACGTAAATGTTTATTGTATTTCTCTCTAATATCTGTCACACCTTTAAAGAGATGGTAGATGGCATTACGAGAGAATAAATCGCAATCAAAGGGAATAAGGCAGGTATCCGTTGCAATTAAGGCAGACTGAGTAAAAATATTCATGGCTGGCGGAGTGTCCATAAAAATATTATCAAAGTGGCCACATTGATCGAGTAGATTTCTTAATTTATACATCTTGTGTCGTGTATCCAGCTTTGTCATTAAAAATTCAAGTTCATGACAGCTTGGTAATATGTATAAATTCTTAAAAGGCGTTGCGTGTATATAATTTTGTGCCTGAGATGAGCTAAAGTTGAAATTTAAGATTTCATTAAAATAGTCCGCTAAGGTTGGCTTACAGAGATTGGCTTTGTTGCCTAAGAGATATTGCGTTGAATTTGCTTGTGGATCTAGGTCGACAACGAGTGTTTTTAGCCCTTTTTCGGCGCTGATAGCAGCAAGATTGCAGGTGATTGTCGATTTTCCTACACCGCCTTTTTGGTTAAAAATGACCCTACGCATTCCTTGTCTCCACGCTTATTTTATAAGTGAGTTAGTTAATTGTTTATGACTGTCTGGTATAACCAACTAAAATGGTATAGTATCACATGATTTACTCAATTTTAGTTTTAACCACTTAAAAACATATGCCTACTTTTGAAAAAACCATACTTGAAGCCAAGTCTAATCGCAAGGCCTTAACCCAGGTCGACATCCACTTTGCAGGGGATTCGGGTGACGGTATGCAAGTATTAGGCATGCGTTTTAGCGAAGCCAGCTCTATTGCTGGAAATGATCTTCGAACCTTTCCTGATTATCCTGCAGAAATACGTGCACCACAAGGGACACTTGCAGGTGTCTCAGGCTTTCAGATTAGTTTTTCTTCGCATTCCATTTATACACAAGGCGATCAATTTGATGTATTGGTGGCAATGAATCCTGCTGCATTTACGGTAACCATAGGTGCTTTGAAGAAGGGAGGCATTTTACTGGTTGATGAAGATAAATTTGTTAAAAAAGAATATGAGAAAATTGGTTTTAGTGAAAATCCATTGCTGGCACCTGAAATGCAGCAATTTCGTATCATTGCGATACCTTTGACGCAATTGACACTCAAAAGTGTGGAAAATATAGATTTATCTCGCTCCAAAGCAAGAAAATGCAAAAATATGTTTGTATTGGGTTTATTGTTTTGGCTATACAATCGACCATTAGAGCCGACTAAAAATTGGATTCAACACAGATTTAAAAGTGAACCTGATCTGTTGGCTGCCAATATACAAGCCTTAAGAGCTGGTTATAACTATGCAATAACGACTGAGCTTTTTACAGAGTATTACTCCGTTGAAAAGGCAGAACTTGCCAAAGGTAAATACAGACAAGTAACAGGTAATCAAGCTATTGTGCTGGGATGCCTTGCTGTAGCAGATGAGAATCAACAGTCACTCTTTATGAGTGGTTATCCTATTACACCTGCTTCCGATATTTTGCATGAGATGGCACGATATCCTCATATGGGTGTAAAAACTTTCCAAGCAGAAGATGAAATAGCGGCAGTGGGTGCAGCACTTGGGGCTGCATTTGCGGGTGAACTGGCTTTAACGGCAACCAGTGGTCCAGGGCTTGATTTGATGGGTGAAACCCTTGGCTTGGCAGTGATGGTTGAGTTGCCTTTGGTGGTTATTGATGTACAGCGTGCAGGACCTTCAACAGGGATGCCAACCAAAGTAGAGCAATCAGATTTATTTTTAGCATTATATGGCCGACATGGCGAGTGTCCTGTGCCGGTATTGGCAGCAAAATCAGCCGGTGATTGTTTTGATATGGTGCGATTGGCCTTTAAAATCGCAGTAAAGTATATGACACCCGTTATACTATTATCCGATGCGTATATTGCAAATTGTGCTGAGCCTTGGAAAATTCCTAGCAGTGAGCAGTTAGAGGCTGATACATTAGAAATTCACTACCATCAAGAGAGTGAGAATTTTGCTCCGTATAAAAGAGTATTAGACACTTTGGCAAGAAATTGGGCGATTCCTGGTACACCTGGTCTTGAGCATCGTATTGGCGGACTTGAGAAGAAAGATGTTACGGGTGAAATTAGTTACAGTGCGCAAAATCATGAGCAAATGGTTCGTTTAAGAAGAGAAAAAATAAAACGCGTACAAACTTTATTACCTTCCTTAGAATTAATTGGGGAAGACAGTGGTGATGTGCTTGTTATAGGTTGGGGTAGTACCTATGGTGTGACATTGACAGCTGTACAACAATTGCAACGGCAAGGCCATTCTATTAGCTATGTATCTTTATTGTCTCTGTATCCTTTTCAAGAAGCGTTGGAAGGGTATTTGAAGCAATTTAAGCATATTTTTGTTGTTGAATTAAATGATGGACAAGTCTGCCAACTTATTCGTGCACAATTCTTAGTACCTGCAGTCTCTATTTCAAAAATTCAAGGTAAGCCTTTTCTGGTTCAAGAATTAGTAGATAGATTATCTCAATTCTTTGCGCCAGCATTGTCTTAGTGGGTTATTATTATGCAAAATGAAAAAAAGCTACATCTTCAAAAGCCAATGCTCAACCCACAAGATTTTGCGAGTAACCAAGAGGTGCGGTGGTGTCCGGGCTGTGGTGACTACGCTATTTTAAAAGCAGTGCAACGTGTGCTTTCTCAATTGGATACACCTAAAGAAAATTTTGTATTTGTGTCTGGTATTGGTTGCGCCAGTCGTTTTCCTTATTATTTAAGCACCTATGGATTTCATACTATTCATGGTCGTGCACCTTGTATTGCGACAGGTATAAAATTGGCCAAACCTGAATTGCAAGTTTGGCTTGTGACAGGTGATGGCGATGGTTTGAGTATTGGGGCTAATCATCTAATCCACCTCATGCGCCGCAACGTAAATGTAAAGGTTTTATTATTTAATAACCAAATTTATGGCCTAACCAAAGGTCAATATTCGCCAACTTCCGAAGTAGGTCTTAAAACCAAGTCTTCGCCTTTTGGGGCAATTGAGTCTCCT is part of the Candidatus Berkiella cookevillensis genome and harbors:
- a CDS encoding spermidine synthase is translated as MNKIIYACTTFLSAFLIFIIQPVLAKSLLPSFGGSVFVWVVCMLFFQGGLLLGYTYAYLLSKQSFKLQVIVHCCMLALSFYFIDNTLPSSLTDSQQWPPLILMQLLTIKILLPFALLSSTSPLLQSWYCQIKRTDFPYYFYSISNAGSLLGLFCFPFALEWWLRLDQQIAGWNILYFIFAALCTLSALPLLGLKSKYVEKIDTITAAPNHKTILLWLGLTTLSSAFMLASTNFILQNIINMPLIWILPLSLYLVTFIVTFAKPKQYNRNFWALSIGIWILLLAWSIHSNAIVNNFLNGVTVVLALLYSVCMLCHGELIQRKPSTQYLTLFYLIMSLGGVLGGLFVTLGGYWLFNDLWDFYIPFIIIAGISTYILYKQYATTQHKWDLFAISCSVLSLCAFGLVHLEPMFNNHIHLITKTRSAYGIIRVEDVHSVTHPDNNHRRLVHGPIIHGKQFLAPFHKNIATTYYGKKSGIGYSIHFLRKRTPSLKIAVVGLGTGTIAALCNSKDQIDFYEIDSKMLSISQTYFSFIQNAKVKTNFYLGDGRIEMQEILNQLGSQQYDLIALDAFNGDSIPFHLITVEALELYRQHLKPNGIIAFHTSNKFIDLKPITQALAQHKSLWHFWVETAGELKKGTLPSTWALLSRDPELAPWLYKVDHSISLSQKAKSSLLWTDKENSMLPLIIWNPPN
- a CDS encoding 2-oxoacid:acceptor oxidoreductase subunit alpha, translated to MPTFEKTILEAKSNRKALTQVDIHFAGDSGDGMQVLGMRFSEASSIAGNDLRTFPDYPAEIRAPQGTLAGVSGFQISFSSHSIYTQGDQFDVLVAMNPAAFTVTIGALKKGGILLVDEDKFVKKEYEKIGFSENPLLAPEMQQFRIIAIPLTQLTLKSVENIDLSRSKARKCKNMFVLGLLFWLYNRPLEPTKNWIQHRFKSEPDLLAANIQALRAGYNYAITTELFTEYYSVEKAELAKGKYRQVTGNQAIVLGCLAVADENQQSLFMSGYPITPASDILHEMARYPHMGVKTFQAEDEIAAVGAALGAAFAGELALTATSGPGLDLMGETLGLAVMVELPLVVIDVQRAGPSTGMPTKVEQSDLFLALYGRHGECPVPVLAAKSAGDCFDMVRLAFKIAVKYMTPVILLSDAYIANCAEPWKIPSSEQLEADTLEIHYHQESENFAPYKRVLDTLARNWAIPGTPGLEHRIGGLEKKDVTGEISYSAQNHEQMVRLRREKIKRVQTLLPSLELIGEDSGDVLVIGWGSTYGVTLTAVQQLQRQGHSISYVSLLSLYPFQEALEGYLKQFKHIFVVELNDGQVCQLIRAQFLVPAVSISKIQGKPFLVQELVDRLSQFFAPALS